The [Limnothrix rosea] IAM M-220 genome segment TGTCTCATTTGTTGGCATTTTCCTACCAACGCTGCATAGTCAATCCCGGAGAGCCGAATAATCTTTACTAAAAGCTTTGTTCTTGCGTCTTTTTTCGGAACGAAATCAAGCACTTAACAGCAATAAACTAAGTTAGGGCATCATTGAGTTGGGAGACTTGATTACCTGATGCTCTCTGCCAAAAATGTCTTAACGCTCTCTTCTTAGTTACTTAGCCAAAACCAATAAATTTAAGACTATAAAGTCGAGAATTTGTGGAATTTAAGTCGAGTAAGTGAAACCTTTTGAAAAAAAAATGACGTTTAAACCCTCAGTTTTTTGTACTAATCTTGTTAGCTTTAGCTACATAGCTAGTAAAAGTTTTAAATATGATAAAACTCACGAGAAACGATTGTTTTTTCTCAAAAAAAGTTTTCAAAACTCTAATGTAAATATTCTAAAAGACTTTTATTCGTCTAATTAATTGCATTTAATTTCATGATTCTAAGCTCATCAGAACTAAGGCCAATATCCTTCGAATTTAATAACGGTATCGCAAGACAAGTCGACACTATCTTGCCCCCCTTGAACTATACCGTCAGCTGAAACTTGATCTAGGAAGGGAGCAAAAACTGGGCTATTGTTAACTGTCGTAGGAACTGCAAACCCAGCATTTGTCACAATCTCAATCAAATCATTTCTTTGATCTAGTGTACTTGTGGATTTGGGCGCTACTACTGCGCCACGACCTAAAGCATTCAAATCTAATGTACAGAGAGGTGGTGCGGCAGCGCCACATTGCTCTGGGCTGCTATAGGGACTAACTCTACCAGCTACACCAATCGCCCTAACTTGATAACAGAATTTTTTTCCTGGATCAGGTTCAAAGCCTTCATTAAATGAAAGTGGACTGGGGTTTCCATTAAGGACTAAATCCCCATCTGTCTCTGGGTTACAGGATGAATTACTCTCAATTTCGCATTTTCTAATTTGGTACTTTATTGCATCGGGGGAAGCATTAGTCCATGTAACTCCTTGAGGATTTGTTACAGTTGTATCAAAAGAAATAAATTGAATATCCCATGTAGAGTCTACAGTTTCGCCAACATTAAGGGCACCGCATTTAACAGGAGAAATATTTCCCGAAGCCGCCGTTGAATAGCCTTCTTCATTACCAGCCACAACGCCATAGCAAAATGCTTGGTTCGCAGGCGGATCTTGCGTTTCATTCCAAGGAATGTTTGCGTCAAATGCCGTGTCCGTTGGCGCTCTAAAACTGAGGACAACATTTGGGTCTGTAGTGGGATCTGTGACTGTAATGGTGCACGGACTGCTTGGGTCAAGTGTCGGACAGCGATATAGATAGTAATCTACCGCACTAGTATCTCGCGACCAAGAGACTTCAGGGACAATATCTGGTGTGACAACCAAGTCGCTAGAAGAGATAGCTGTAGGCACAGCTGTTGGATTCAAAATGGTGCAAGCTACGTTCCCCGTAACACTCTGAGTTCCACTACTTATGGAAACTCCAGTAAAACAGACTCTTTCTCCATCAGCGGCAGCTGTTACTGTTTGATGCGTAATCATGCCTGTTGGTGCTCCGCTAATGTCAGAGCCATCTTGGGGATCAGTGCCCGGAATCGGAGTACAGGTGACATCTGTCGTTGTGCAACTATAAATGCGGTAATTATCTGCGCCATTAATCGCTGGCCATGATAGTTCGGGCGTTAGATCTACGGGATCAACAAGATTGATGTTAGGAGGGCTAACGGTAGGAGTAATACTTCTGGCGATTGTATCAACAAGAACTGATAACGTTTCTGAACTTGTATCTGTACCTTCGGTATCAAAAAGTTCACCGAACAAACCAACCCGAACACGATAAACGGCTGTCCCATTAGTGGCTGTACCTGTCTCGATACAAGCTTGAAAGCCACCTGAGCCAATTAGTCCATTTGGATCGTTACAAGTTAGCTCACTGCTGACATTATTTTCTGTGAGACCATCGACAAGTACTTGCCAATCGCCTCCATTAACGCGACGTCTTAAAATATTGGGACCCAACCAAGGATCTGTATCTGTAGATGCGGTCAGTTGGTATTCGATTGTGTTGGAGACAGTCGGGGCTTCTGTTGTGAAATAGTTAAGAATTAAAGTGTCGCGAACGGGCGTTGATGCTCCGGCGACACGAGATCTGGCAATGTCATCGTTGATGTAGTCGATCGCCCTATTGAGTTGATTTTTGACATCGGTCTTTACTGTAGAGTCTTTATTACTGTTCAACACGGCTACTAGCCCTGCACCAAGACCACTCAGCACCAAGCCACTAATTGCGATCGCCACTAAAAGTTCTGTCAGGGTAAAACCTTTTACTTGTTTGCGACACAGCAGATTTTTAAGATAGAGCCGAAAAAAATTCATAACAGTAAGCTGTAGTGGTGATGATAGTTAAACAGAAAAAACAAACAAAGATAAATCGTAGTAAATAAACACAAACTGCCAAATGTTAATTGCTCGCAGTACAGTTTGTATCTAAAGTGCTGGTGTCATTGGGTGTGTAATTACCAAGTCTAATAAGACCAAGACCATCGGATACAACAATACACTTTTGAAAAATGTTATTCTCTTCGGCGGAAAGAACAATGACTAAGTTTTCTACATCTGTAGATGGATTTCCTAAAAAATCCTCTGTACCACCCCGAAAGTCAAACAAAAGATTATCCTCCGGGTCATCATCTGCTGGGTCATAGTTCGCACTGATATCAGCAAGATTATGTCGAATTTGGACATTTTCTAACTCTCTTGTACCAGCTGAGACACAAGACGAAGAAATACTTAAGACATCGTTGGTCGAACCTGAAGCAGTCGAAGCTGTAACAGGAATACGCACCTTACAACTTCTGCTTTCACGAATGGCTGAACGTTGAGCTTCCTGTAGTAATCCTTGCAGCTCACTTTGGGCAGAATTCACTCTCGCACGACTCAAAAAGCCTAGCATTCCCGGTCCGATAATCGCGGACATAATGGCAATCAACAATACAACAACTAAAACTTCAATGAGAGTAAAACCCTCTAAAGTGCTATGTCGTTTTTTTTCAAGTCTGCTATTGGCAACTAAACGCGGCATCAGGAATTACCTCTGTATAAAAACTGGCTATTTCATTGTTTGCTGTTCCGTCAGCTTTGAGGGTTGTGCTTTCTGGATCTGTGATTGAGTAACTCACTGTCATTACATGAAAAGGAGGGTCTGGAAATACAGATAGGGTTCTAACCGCCGAATAACTCTTGTTAAGTAAGGTTATATTCGGTCGCGCAGCGGGGGTGTCGGGTGGCTCAATGGTCTCAGCCGTAGCGCTCCAATCTACGGTGATACTGGGATCGGTGACTGCTCTCGCCAAAGCTGCAGCATAACCATTGTCTGCATTTACAGCATCGCAGTTTGCCCCTGTTAGGTTTTGGAGAGCTGCAAATTTAATATCCGAGAAATCATTTTGAATCCATTGCAATGCTTCTGATTGACGTTGGGCTCGAATACGATATAAAGCGGAAATGGCGATCGCCTGCGAAGTAATAAGAACAAAAACTGTTGCCATAATAATGGCAGCTAGCACCTCAATAAGCGTGAAGCCATCTGAATTAGACGCTTGTTTACTAGAATTTTTGGAAAGTATTTTCAACATTTAGTTTAACGACCCAGCTTATTAATAAAAATGAAACTTCTTACATTTATCCTTATTTCCAATACTAACTAACAGCTGATTTTCTGAAAAATAGTCGGATATGAAGGTGCAAACTATTTTAGATAACTAAATCTTCTATGATGTTTTTTTCAGCTAACTCATCTAATTATTAGTTCTATCTCGAATTTCCCACGCCGATACAGGCGAAAGAATCGGCAGATCATCAGCGGGTATAGTTAATGCACCGAGTATATCCTCATTGTTATCAGCTAAGTCATCATCAAATTGAACAATGGTGCGACCGCCAACATTACAGTTGGTTATATCTGTTCCAGATGATGCGTTTGCAAGGGTGACAAGACCTCCTTGATTTGCATCAGCCCATTGGAAAATCCACATTGCCCCTGTTAAAGATGGTTCAGTCGATGGCGTGCCGCCAGTACCTGAGATTAAACAGCCCCATGCTTGCGGAGCATGAATAAATGCATCAACATCTGCAGAATCATCAAACTCAATTTTATTAGTCGCGCACTTATTAGGCGTTGGCACCCCATCTAAATCAACATTTTGGTCACAACCATATTTATAACCCGTACCACTGGGTTCCTCATTCGTTATTCGCCCGGGACTTTCAGTGACATTGCCGTAAATTTGAAATTGAGAAACAGGAACATCTCCATCATTGACTTGACCATAGAAAGTAATGTCTCCCTGAACGTAAAACACAATATTTGTATTAGGACGCAGATTAATACTATCGGTCTCGTCCATAATTAATGAAGGTATTAGGTAGTGATATGCACCTTTGTACTGGATATCTGTTGGGCGAGGCAATTCGGTCGGAAGGATAGCTGGTGAGCGTGTCGAATCACCAAATAATTCATCCGATTGGAGAAAGTTAAGACTTTCATCGGGCGGTAAAGCAGGAGTATCAGGAATTACTTGCTTAGTTGCACGGATATCTCCTGTAAACTCTCCGCCTACTTGTACGATATTGTCAGCTTGGTTAATGTTTGCTTCTGGTGGCAACCCTGTATTCGGAGGAGTCGCTGTAATATCACAAAAAGGTGCTGCGAATACGATGTTGCCATCTACTTTGTTCGTCAGGATACTGTTGTCACTACCTGTATTCATCCAGAGCCCCGGAAAGCCACCAACATCTAACCCTGAGCCATCTAAAATTGGAATATTAACTTGTATACGGCTAATTCCGGTATTGATTGCCTTATCAGTATTGCCTGCACCTGTTATTCCTTGATTTGTACGACCTTCAATCGTTAAAGTCGCGTTTCCCGGTACATCTGTCGGTAATGCCGTAGGATCGTTGTTCGTTGTATTGTACTCATAGCTAACCAGTCGATACTGACCTTTAGATGGATCTGTCGGGTCTGCATCAGTCCAAGCTAATGTATTGCTAAGGGATGCTGGAACAACTGGATTTCCTGACTGCGGGTCGCAATCTAGAGGATTAGCTGCGGCTCCCGGAATTGCGTTGGGATTGTTCCAGCTGCTGGGCTCAGCATCTCCGACAAGATCTGGACAGGTTTCAAAAAAACCATCGCCGTCATCATCGGTTCTATCTGCTGCACAATCAGGAGCAACGGCTAGGGCTCGGTTGTTACCGCTAGACAGCTCTTCTTGGATTCGAGCAATGCCTAATTCTGCTGCGGCAATAGCTTGTTGGGTTTTAGTTTGGACTTTAGAGTTTATTTCGCTGTCACTGCTTAATCTAATTGAGGCGATACCCACAGCCAGCATAAACAGGCCAAAGCCCAACACTAGAGGAATGGTAAATCCGGCTTCTTGATTATTCTTTTTTTCTAAGTGCAAAAAGTATTTCAGGAGCATCATGTTGGTTATACCTCGGCACACTGAATGATTATTGCCGAATTAGAAAGATAATTGTCTTTTTTTATTATTCCCAGTTGTGGGGCGATCGCCCACACCCAAAAGTTAAGTTTTACTGAATTCTTGCGGATAAATCCGAGAGAGTAAAAAAATTATCTTCTTTTCGCTAGGACATAGCGATCACAACCAGAGAAGTCATCAACAACTTGAATGTTATTATAATTGCCGTTTTGCGAGAGTAACTGAGCCACAACCTGTCCTTGACCTTTCATCAACTCAATTAGCCAGATACCACCAGAAATGAGAAAGTTAGGAGCCTCACTGACTAAAATCCGAATATCGCTCAGGCCATCTTCACCGCCATCAAGGGCACTGTGGGGTTCATGACAAAATACTTCAGTTTGTAAATCAGGAAGCAGATCAGAAGGAATATAGGGTGGGTTGGCAAGCATGGCACTCATTTTGCCTTGCATTTCTTGTAGCGGCTCCCACCAACTTCCTTGGTAAAACTGAATTTGGTCAGACATGCCGTACGCTTTCGCATTTTTTCTGGCAATGTCTAGGGCTGCTGCACTTCTATCTACTGCATGGATGGTGGCATTCGGAAATTGCTCTACCAAACTGAGGGCGATCGCCCCACTACCTGTACCGAGGTCAACCCAATGCCCTGTGGCTAAAGCGGGATTTTGGTCTGTTGCTTCCAACGCGAGGTCGATGAGATATTCAGTTTCGGGGCGGGGAATTAACACCGATGGTGTGACAATCAGTTCAAAATTTCGCCAAGGCGTTTTCCCAACAAGATATTGCACGGGCACACGCTGCTCTACTCGTTGTTGCCAAAGATTTTTTAGCTCCGTGAGACTCACTTGGCTATGGACATCTCGGTTAATCCCAAGTTTTAAATCTAAGGCTGTGATAGAAGTGAGCGCTTGTAAAAACCAATTAATTTCTCCCAAAGAAATATCAGCGGCGATCGCCTGAGCCTGAGCCCACTCCCGCCACTGACTTAATGCTGTCGCCGCAATAAGAATCAAAGATTTACTCAATATCCTAAATGCTTAGTCATTGAGACCGATGCTCCGCTATTCAGACGTACTACCACTCTCTCCACTCGTACTTTCAATAATTTGTTGGATCAAAAGCGCCGATTCTTCCGCTGGAATCAACGTCATTTCCTTCAGGAAATTTTGCTCATCCTCAGGAAGATCATCATTCGCCAACTTAGAAATAAAGACCTCCAAAGCCATCACATTAATACTGAGATTATCCTGATTTTCGAAGCCTTGGATTTGCTCTAAAATCGGGTCGACTTCAAAGAAAATCGGAATTTGTCCACCAGCTTCAAGGGTCGGGAATGTCGTAATGGGGTTGCCACTTTCGTCGGTAGATTGAATAGAGAGGAAAAACAGCGGCACACCGGGAAACGAATCATTTTCAATGACTTGAGACGCGGCTTCTAACTGTTCTACCGTGGGGAAAAATTTAAAGGTTAAATTTTCGGCATCATCGCTTTGGGCAAACTGATAAATGCGGTCTAGGCCAATGGGCAGGATATTAGCCTCTTGCCACAATGCATACTGCTCAGTCAGGATAGAAATCGCCGCTGGATCCTGGTTTGCTTTTGCCTGCTCTGCCTCTAACAAAGTCTTTGCTTCCTCACGGCGGGCGAGGACAAGGTTTTCTGCGTCAGAAGGACTAACAAACACCCCTGTTACCCCAATGGGTTCTTCGCCATTTTCCCCTTCAACACTCGCAAAAATTGGCTGCCCATCGTCGGTAATCAGCATATACATGGGCACAGTTTCCAGCTTTTGTAGAATCACTTCTTCCGGTAATGCCCATGCTGGTAAATTTAGCCCCATTGTAGTTCCGGCGATCGCCGCTCCAGCGAGCAACATCCGATGACCGAAGCGAACAAGACTTTTCATAAACGTAAAACCTCAAAAAATGACAGCTAAATAATTACGTGTTTCGGAACCCAGAAAGGCTTATCTAAAAATTACTTTTTAGAATATCGAACTTCCCCAGTTTTAGAATGAAACCCCAATTTGAGATTACTCCAAACCCTTTATTCCGTAACTTGTACGCAACCTTATGCAATTACCTTAAGCAGACGGGGAGAAATCACGAAGAGTTCCAAAGAGCAACTATCTAGAGTTTTCGACTCTAACCATGATGATTAGCACCGAAAACTAAATTTGGTCTCGACCTTAGCACAAAAAAAATCCCCCCTACAAAATCTGTAGAAAGGCAATTTTACATTAAATTTAAAGTCGGGATGACAGGATTTGAACCTGCGGCATCCTGCTCCCAAAGCAGGCGCGCTACCAAGCTGCGCTACATCCCGAAGCTCGGACGATTCAGTATAACCTAGTCCCTAATTATTTGAAAGACTTAGCAAATTTTTTTGCGATCGCCTCACCCTAGCTAGGATACCAAAACATCCCCTTAATCCCTTCAGGATCCAGAATAAAACCGAGACGGCGATAAAATTCGACAACCTGAGGATCCGCAAACAACGTGATATTACTAATATCCGACTCGCGCAACTTCTTGATGATAAATTTCATCAGTCCTTTACCAAGACCTTTGCTTTGAAATTCCGGGTGAATCACCACATCCCAGACCGTCGCATTAAAAGCACAATCCGACGTAGCACGGGCAAAACCAATCAACCGCTTGCGATTTGTATTACGCACTTCCCAAACAGTCACCACCAAAAAGCTATGTTGAATAGCCTTACGCACTTTCCGAATCGGCCGCCTTGCCCAACCGACTTTGTCACATAATTCTTCCAGTTCATAGAGATCAATATCCCGGTCTAAACTAAAAAATATGCGTGGCTGTCCGGCTGACTCGAGCCCTTTGCTAGTTGTCTTGTCTGTACTTGGTTGGTCAGCAGTGTTCTTGAGTAGTCTTTTTAAAAAACCCATTCTTTTGTCAGTCGGGGCGATCGCCTAGATATGATGTCGTGGGAGGCTGCGAACCGTAAATATCCTTGATAATCTTACACCGAATATTCAAAACAGTGAGTAGCATCTTGCCATCACCCTAATTACAAACAGCTTTTCAGCCTCAATAATCCAACAAAATCCAGCAAATCAATAAGGTAAACTGAAAAATAGATCAGAAGTGTGGCCATATACAAAAAACACTGAGGTCAAACGAGAAATCCCGAAAAGTCGCAGCAGCCAAAACATTCACTCCAGTTCTGAGACATATGACAACGGCGTTAAAACCATCCACACTCGATCTTCTCAAGCGCTTTAATCGCTCATTTCCTCAGTTTTACGAACAATTTGTGAGCAGCGAAATCCAGCTGCAAAATCTCCAGCTTGCCTACCGTCTCTACAAATCAAAGCAAGCCATTATTGACGTACTACCAGAAGGCAGCAAAAGCGCCCTCAACTTTGCTTACCGCAATCAATCTTTTCTACTGAGTGATATTTTTGGCGTGCTCGCCGCCTACGGCCTCAAAATCCACAGCCTGAGCCTTTACGGACAGATCAAACCCCCCATGCTTGTCTTTATCAAGCTCGTTATCTCCCGGGGTAATCAAGCCCTCACCCAACAAACCTCAGACAACGTCTGTCGCGCCATTCGAGAAGCCCTAGCCGGTCGTTTCGAAGTAGAAGAAATGTTAGCCGTAGAATTCAACCTTGATGCAGGCCTAGAGCAAGTTGAAACCGAATTTTATATTGACCCCGTCTTCCACCTTCCAGCCCTCCTCATTGAAGCCGACAACCAACCCGGCTTATTTTATAAAGTCATGTATGCCACATGGCAGGAAGACCTACTCGTCGTCAATGCCAACTTACTAGTCTGGCGAGGGCGTACCCGTTTAATTCTTTACCTTCTTGGGCCTAACGAAAACCTGATCCCTGATTATTTAGGCCAGCGCATTGCCGAAAGTGTTAAGTACCGACTCCTTGGTTAGTAATAGTTTGTATTATTTTTCAGAATTACAGCCGTCGGAATTACAGAAGGCAAACAGTTGTCTAAAATTAGAGATGTACCACTGCTTGAAGGTATGGATAAAGCGGCAATATGGCGACTGCAGTAATTCGAGATGTTCTGCATACTTACGATTGGACAGGACAAAATATGTCGCCGTCTCATAATGACAACGATGACGAGGAGTTACCGACGCTTGTTTTTATCCATGGTTGGCTCCTGAGTCGCTCCTACTGGCAACCGGTAATCGAAGAGCTTTCCCAGTTTTACCCTTGTTTAACCTATGATTTACGGGGATTTGGGGAATCAAAAGCCCTCCATCACCAGAGTCACGATTATCCTGAGCAACAATTTACTTTAGATGAATACTCAGAAGATTTAAAAAGTTTACTGACTCACTTGGGCATCAAAAAGGCTTGGCTGGTGGGACATTCTCTCGGTGGGAGCATTGCGCTCTGGACAGCAAGCAAACTTTCAAAGGTTGTCGAAGGGGTGGTCTGTGTCAATGCGGGGGGCGGTATTTATCTTAAAGAGGATTTTGAAAAATTTCGCTCGGCTGGTCAGCAAATTATAAAAAATCGTTTTCCTTGGTTGTTATATGTGCCGTTTATTGACCTTCCTTTCACGCGCTTAATGGTACATAAACCTTTGGCAAGACGCTGGGGTAGGCAACGTATCAAGGATTTTTTTGCCGCGGACCGCAAGGCTGCTTTGGGTGCTTTATTGGAAACGACAACGGAAAAGGAGGTTCATCAATTACCTCAACTTGTGGCGCAACTCCGGCAACCGGTTCATTTTTTAGCGGGGAGTCAGGATTCTGTGATGGAACTGAAGTATGTTTATCATTTAGCCAGCTTCCATTATTCTTTTGGCTCAAGGGGTGAGAATGTCACTGAAATCGAACGTTGTGGACATTTGGCGATGGTGGAACATGCGGGGACGGTGAGTCAAAATTTACTGGATATTTTAAGTAAAAATACGTGCAAAAAAAGTCTGTAAAAGTGTAGGGAGATTGTCTACAATGCTTAGTAGAGAAATATAAATCGCTCTACTTTTAAACTGGGAGAAGCTTATGCTACACCGCAAGATTAATCAAATCTGCAATGATGAAAAAGAAGTTTGCATATTCTTGCGGGATCAACAGCGCTGGATCGAAAGCGCGAAAATTACAGCGTTTGAAGGCGAGATCCTGACAATTCGTTATGAAACGGAAGAAGATGATGAGGTTTCTTCTTGGGAAGAGCTTGTTCGTCTGGAAAGTGTTGGTGCTATTACGCAAAAGCTTGCGTCTGTGCCAAAGATGGATGTGGAAATTGCTATTTCTGAGGATTGTCCTGAGGCGGAACAGATTTTCCCCCACTTCCCTGATTCTAAAAATCAAGACTAGTTATTTTTGGCGGCGATCGCCTCAAATTCTGGACAATATCCCTCTGGTGTTACTTTAAAGCGATACAAGGGGGATTTTTGCTGTTGGCAGCGCATCGCTTTTTGGAAGCGACAGTTAATGCAGCAATCGAGGTTAGCGAAGCGCTCAAGGTCGGTTTTACTACGTAATAATTCTCGTTCGTTAATGCCGCGAATAATCAGTTCTTCGCCTTGCCAATGGGCTTCAACGAGGCCTGTGTCGGCAAAGGTTTGCCAGCGGGGGTCTTCACTGATGCTG includes the following:
- a CDS encoding prepilin-type N-terminal cleavage/methylation domain-containing protein, which translates into the protein MNFFRLYLKNLLCRKQVKGFTLTELLVAIAISGLVLSGLGAGLVAVLNSNKDSTVKTDVKNQLNRAIDYINDDIARSRVAGASTPVRDTLILNYFTTEAPTVSNTIEYQLTASTDTDPWLGPNILRRRVNGGDWQVLVDGLTENNVSSELTCNDPNGLIGSGGFQACIETGTATNGTAVYRVRVGLFGELFDTEGTDTSSETLSVLVDTIARSITPTVSPPNINLVDPVDLTPELSWPAINGADNYRIYSCTTTDVTCTPIPGTDPQDGSDISGAPTGMITHQTVTAAADGERVCFTGVSISSGTQSVTGNVACTILNPTAVPTAISSSDLVVTPDIVPEVSWSRDTSAVDYYLYRCPTLDPSSPCTITVTDPTTDPNVVLSFRAPTDTAFDANIPWNETQDPPANQAFCYGVVAGNEEGYSTAASGNISPVKCGALNVGETVDSTWDIQFISFDTTVTNPQGVTWTNASPDAIKYQIRKCEIESNSSCNPETDGDLVLNGNPSPLSFNEGFEPDPGKKFCYQVRAIGVAGRVSPYSSPEQCGAAAPPLCTLDLNALGRGAVVAPKSTSTLDQRNDLIEIVTNAGFAVPTTVNNSPVFAPFLDQVSADGIVQGGQDSVDLSCDTVIKFEGYWP
- a CDS encoding Tfp pilus assembly protein FimT/FimU, yielding MPRLVANSRLEKKRHSTLEGFTLIEVLVVVLLIAIMSAIIGPGMLGFLSRARVNSAQSELQGLLQEAQRSAIRESRSCKVRIPVTASTASGSTNDVLSISSSCVSAGTRELENVQIRHNLADISANYDPADDDPEDNLLFDFRGGTEDFLGNPSTDVENLVIVLSAEENNIFQKCIVVSDGLGLIRLGNYTPNDTSTLDTNCTASN
- a CDS encoding type II secretion system protein J, whose amino-acid sequence is MLKILSKNSSKQASNSDGFTLIEVLAAIIMATVFVLITSQAIAISALYRIRAQRQSEALQWIQNDFSDIKFAALQNLTGANCDAVNADNGYAAALARAVTDPSITVDWSATAETIEPPDTPAARPNITLLNKSYSAVRTLSVFPDPPFHVMTVSYSITDPESTTLKADGTANNEIASFYTEVIPDAAFSCQ
- the prmC gene encoding peptide chain release factor N(5)-glutamine methyltransferase is translated as MSKSLILIAATALSQWREWAQAQAIAADISLGEINWFLQALTSITALDLKLGINRDVHSQVSLTELKNLWQQRVEQRVPVQYLVGKTPWRNFELIVTPSVLIPRPETEYLIDLALEATDQNPALATGHWVDLGTGSGAIALSLVEQFPNATIHAVDRSAAALDIARKNAKAYGMSDQIQFYQGSWWEPLQEMQGKMSAMLANPPYIPSDLLPDLQTEVFCHEPHSALDGGEDGLSDIRILVSEAPNFLISGGIWLIELMKGQGQVVAQLLSQNGNYNNIQVVDDFSGCDRYVLAKRR
- a CDS encoding Tic22 family protein, with product MKSLVRFGHRMLLAGAAIAGTTMGLNLPAWALPEEVILQKLETVPMYMLITDDGQPIFASVEGENGEEPIGVTGVFVSPSDAENLVLARREEAKTLLEAEQAKANQDPAAISILTEQYALWQEANILPIGLDRIYQFAQSDDAENLTFKFFPTVEQLEAASQVIENDSFPGVPLFFLSIQSTDESGNPITTFPTLEAGGQIPIFFEVDPILEQIQGFENQDNLSINVMALEVFISKLANDDLPEDEQNFLKEMTLIPAEESALLIQQIIESTSGESGSTSE
- a CDS encoding GNAT family N-acetyltransferase; protein product: MGFLKRLLKNTADQPSTDKTTSKGLESAGQPRIFFSLDRDIDLYELEELCDKVGWARRPIRKVRKAIQHSFLVVTVWEVRNTNRKRLIGFARATSDCAFNATVWDVVIHPEFQSKGLGKGLMKFIIKKLRESDISNITLFADPQVVEFYRRLGFILDPEGIKGMFWYPS
- a CDS encoding alpha/beta fold hydrolase, coding for MATAVIRDVLHTYDWTGQNMSPSHNDNDDEELPTLVFIHGWLLSRSYWQPVIEELSQFYPCLTYDLRGFGESKALHHQSHDYPEQQFTLDEYSEDLKSLLTHLGIKKAWLVGHSLGGSIALWTASKLSKVVEGVVCVNAGGGIYLKEDFEKFRSAGQQIIKNRFPWLLYVPFIDLPFTRLMVHKPLARRWGRQRIKDFFAADRKAALGALLETTTEKEVHQLPQLVAQLRQPVHFLAGSQDSVMELKYVYHLASFHYSFGSRGENVTEIERCGHLAMVEHAGTVSQNLLDILSKNTCKKSL
- a CDS encoding DUF6679 family protein yields the protein MLHRKINQICNDEKEVCIFLRDQQRWIESAKITAFEGEILTIRYETEEDDEVSSWEELVRLESVGAITQKLASVPKMDVEIAISEDCPEAEQIFPHFPDSKNQD